In Elaeis guineensis isolate ETL-2024a chromosome 1, EG11, whole genome shotgun sequence, a genomic segment contains:
- the LOC105036270 gene encoding protein LEAD-SENSITIVE 1 isoform X1, with translation MNAEAPSPLSKQAQKPSLTPLGERGAALRGRGEREREKGDPTRSLVSLVTIGGMMTVLSNRIEREELKPGDHIYSWRKGYIYAHHGIYVGDGMVIHFTRAAGEEIGTGTVLDRILFSSSPSNLGTACERCGDQSNLHGVIMSCLDCFLAEGNLYFFHYSVSPAFFIAKARGGTCTLAASDPPDAVLHRAKYLLNNGFGMYSIFKNNCEDFAIYCKTGLLIVTSFSVGRSGQLTSLTAAITAIASSPLRFLTTSASGLVVVASGMYCIGRFVSDIGVRRDVVKIPVERLVSESSMVEPESAPETVAGNTHSNSHPESSTVEPESAPETVAGNTHSNSHSVEQVEG, from the exons ATGAACGCCGAGGCTCCTTCGCCATTAAGCAAGCAAGCCCAGAAGCCCTCTCTAACTCCGCTTGGGGAGAGGGGTGCCGCGTTGcgggggaggggggagagagagagagagaagggagaccCAACCCGTTCTCTTGTCTCTCTGGTGACGATCGGGGGGATGATGACGGTGCTGTCGAACCGGATCGAGAGGGAGGAGCTGAAGCCCGGGGATCACATCTACTCCTGGAGGAAGGGCTACATCTATGCCCACCACG GGATATATGTGGGAGATGGCATGGTCATCCACTTCACAAGAGCAGCAGGTGAGGAGATTGGCACAGGAACTGTCCTAGACAGAATTCTTTTCAGCTCTTCTCCATCTAATTTGGGAACTGCCTGTGAGAGATGTGGTGATCAGAGCAATCTGCATGGAGTAATAATGTCCTGCCTTGATTGCTTCCTTGCTGAAGGCAATCTCTACTTTTTCCACTACTCTGTCTCCCCAGCTTTCTTCATTGCCAAAGCTCGAGGTGGGACCTGCACACTGGCTGCTTCAGACCCACCTGATGCTGTCCTTCATCGTGCCAAATATCTACTCAATAATGGATTTGGCATGTATAGTATATTCAAGAACAACTGTGAGGACTTTGCAATATACTGCAAGACAGGTCTGCTCATAGTGACCTCTTTCAGTGTGGGACGAAGTGGACAGTTGACATCTTTGACAGCTGCGATCACGGCGATAGCCTCTTCTCCTCTTCGTTTCTTGACTACTAGCGCTAGTGGGTTGGTGGTGGTAGCTAGTGGTATGTACTGCATTGGCCGGTTTGTATCTGATATTGGAGTTCGCAGGGATGTTGTTAAGATTCCTGTCGAGAGGCTAGTTTCAGAGTCAAgcatggttgagcctgaatcagCACCAGAGACTGTAGCTGGAAACACACACTCAAATAGTCATCCAGAGTCTAGCACGGTTGAGCCTGAATCAGCACCAGAGACTGTAGCTGGAAACACACACTCAAATAGTCATTCTGTTGAACAAGTTGAAGGTTAA
- the LOC105036270 gene encoding protein LEAD-SENSITIVE 1 isoform X2: MTPDCTISAHGGFLHIVGRRLVGHDYGFAYPLHGFKMLPNYDAWIYVGDGMVIHFTRAAGEEIGTGTVLDRILFSSSPSNLGTACERCGDQSNLHGVIMSCLDCFLAEGNLYFFHYSVSPAFFIAKARGGTCTLAASDPPDAVLHRAKYLLNNGFGMYSIFKNNCEDFAIYCKTGLLIVTSFSVGRSGQLTSLTAAITAIASSPLRFLTTSASGLVVVASGMYCIGRFVSDIGVRRDVVKIPVERLVSESSMVEPESAPETVAGNTHSNSHPESSTVEPESAPETVAGNTHSNSHSVEQVEG, encoded by the exons ATGACCCCAGATTGTACTATATCAGCACATGGTGGATTCCTCCACATAGTCGGGAGACGGCTTGTCGGTCATGATTATGGGTTTGCCTATCCACTCCATGGATTCAAGATGCTGCCAAATTATGATGCCT GGATATATGTGGGAGATGGCATGGTCATCCACTTCACAAGAGCAGCAGGTGAGGAGATTGGCACAGGAACTGTCCTAGACAGAATTCTTTTCAGCTCTTCTCCATCTAATTTGGGAACTGCCTGTGAGAGATGTGGTGATCAGAGCAATCTGCATGGAGTAATAATGTCCTGCCTTGATTGCTTCCTTGCTGAAGGCAATCTCTACTTTTTCCACTACTCTGTCTCCCCAGCTTTCTTCATTGCCAAAGCTCGAGGTGGGACCTGCACACTGGCTGCTTCAGACCCACCTGATGCTGTCCTTCATCGTGCCAAATATCTACTCAATAATGGATTTGGCATGTATAGTATATTCAAGAACAACTGTGAGGACTTTGCAATATACTGCAAGACAGGTCTGCTCATAGTGACCTCTTTCAGTGTGGGACGAAGTGGACAGTTGACATCTTTGACAGCTGCGATCACGGCGATAGCCTCTTCTCCTCTTCGTTTCTTGACTACTAGCGCTAGTGGGTTGGTGGTGGTAGCTAGTGGTATGTACTGCATTGGCCGGTTTGTATCTGATATTGGAGTTCGCAGGGATGTTGTTAAGATTCCTGTCGAGAGGCTAGTTTCAGAGTCAAgcatggttgagcctgaatcagCACCAGAGACTGTAGCTGGAAACACACACTCAAATAGTCATCCAGAGTCTAGCACGGTTGAGCCTGAATCAGCACCAGAGACTGTAGCTGGAAACACACACTCAAATAGTCATTCTGTTGAACAAGTTGAAGGTTAA